The Chionomys nivalis chromosome 20, mChiNiv1.1, whole genome shotgun sequence genome includes a region encoding these proteins:
- the Tfdp1 gene encoding transcription factor Dp-1 isoform X2, with product MSISHSKWKRNRKGEKNGKGLRHFSMKVCEKVQRKGTTSYNEVADELVAEFSAADNHILPNESAYDQKNIRRRVYDALNVLMAMNIISKEKKEIKWIGLPTNSAQECQNLEVERQRRLERIKQKQSQLQELILQQIAFKNLVQRNRQAEQQARRPPPPNSVIHLPFIIVNTSRKTVIDCSISNDKFEYLFNFDNTFEIHDDIEVLKRMGMACGLESGNCSAEDLKVARSLVPKALEPYVTEMAQGSIGGVFVTTTGSTSNGTRLSASDLSNGADGMLATSSNGSQYSGSRVETPVSYVGEDDDDDDDFNENDEED from the exons ATGTCAATATCACACAGCAAGTG GAAGCGGAACAGGAAAGGTGAGAAGAATGGCAAGGGCCTACGGCATTTCTCTATGAAGGTGTGTGAGAAGGTGCAGAGGAAAGGGACCACCTCCTACAATGAGGTGGCTGATGAGCTGGTTGCAGAGTTCAGTGCTGCTGACAACCACATCCTACCAAATGAGTCC GCTTATGACCAGAAGAACATCCGGCGGCGTGTCTACGATGCCTTAAACGTGCTGATGGCCATGAACATCATCtccaaggagaagaaggagatcaagtggatcgGCCTACCCACCAACTCAGCTCAGGAGTGCCAGAACCTAGAG GTAGAGAGGCAACGGAGGCTGGAGAGGATCAAGCAGAAGCAGTCACAGCTCCAGGAGCTCATCTTGCAG CAAATTGCCTTCAAGAACTTGGTGCAGAGGAACCGCCAAGCTGAACAGCAGGCCCGCCGGCCGCCTCCTCCCAACTCTGTCATCCACTTGCCCTTCATCATTGTGAACACCAGCAGGAAGACCGTCATTGACTGCAGCATCTCCAATGACAA ATTTGAGTATCTGTTTAACTTCGACAACACGTTTGAAATCCATGACGATATTGAGGTGCTCAAGCGCATGGGCATGGCATGCGGACTGGAATCGGGGAACTGTTCTGCTGAAGACCTCAAGGTGGCGAGAAGTTTGGTACCAAAAGCTCTAGAACCATATGTGACAG aaaTGGCTCAGGGATCCATTGGTGGAGTATTCGTCACAACAACAGGTTCTACGTCCAATGGCACAAGGCTTTCTGCCAG TGACTTGAGCAATGGTGCAGATGGGATGCTGGCCACAAGCTCCAATGGGTCTCAGTACAGCGGCTCCAGGGTGGAGACCCCTGTTTCATACGTTGGGGAGGATGATGACGACGACGATGACTTTAATGAGAACGACGAGGAGGATTGA
- the Tfdp1 gene encoding transcription factor Dp-1 isoform X1, producing MAKDASLIEANGELKVFIDQNLSPGKGVVSLVAVHPSTVNTLGKQLLPKTFGQSNVNITQQVVIGTPQRPAASNTIVVGSPHTPNTHFVSQNQPSDSSPWSAGKRNRKGEKNGKGLRHFSMKVCEKVQRKGTTSYNEVADELVAEFSAADNHILPNESAYDQKNIRRRVYDALNVLMAMNIISKEKKEIKWIGLPTNSAQECQNLEVERQRRLERIKQKQSQLQELILQQIAFKNLVQRNRQAEQQARRPPPPNSVIHLPFIIVNTSRKTVIDCSISNDKFEYLFNFDNTFEIHDDIEVLKRMGMACGLESGNCSAEDLKVARSLVPKALEPYVTEMAQGSIGGVFVTTTGSTSNGTRLSASDLSNGADGMLATSSNGSQYSGSRVETPVSYVGEDDDDDDDFNENDEED from the exons GTGTGGTGTCTCTTGTAGCTGTCCACCCATCCACAGTGAACACACTTGGAAAGCAGCTTTTGCCAAAAACCTTTGGACAGTCCAATGTCAATATCACACAGCAAGTG GTGATTGGCACGcctcagagacctgcagcatcAAACACTATTGTGGTAGGAAGCCCACACACTCCCAATACTCACTTTGTGTCTCAGAACCAGCCGTCTGACTCCTCACCTTGGTCTGCTGG GAAGCGGAACAGGAAAGGTGAGAAGAATGGCAAGGGCCTACGGCATTTCTCTATGAAGGTGTGTGAGAAGGTGCAGAGGAAAGGGACCACCTCCTACAATGAGGTGGCTGATGAGCTGGTTGCAGAGTTCAGTGCTGCTGACAACCACATCCTACCAAATGAGTCC GCTTATGACCAGAAGAACATCCGGCGGCGTGTCTACGATGCCTTAAACGTGCTGATGGCCATGAACATCATCtccaaggagaagaaggagatcaagtggatcgGCCTACCCACCAACTCAGCTCAGGAGTGCCAGAACCTAGAG GTAGAGAGGCAACGGAGGCTGGAGAGGATCAAGCAGAAGCAGTCACAGCTCCAGGAGCTCATCTTGCAG CAAATTGCCTTCAAGAACTTGGTGCAGAGGAACCGCCAAGCTGAACAGCAGGCCCGCCGGCCGCCTCCTCCCAACTCTGTCATCCACTTGCCCTTCATCATTGTGAACACCAGCAGGAAGACCGTCATTGACTGCAGCATCTCCAATGACAA ATTTGAGTATCTGTTTAACTTCGACAACACGTTTGAAATCCATGACGATATTGAGGTGCTCAAGCGCATGGGCATGGCATGCGGACTGGAATCGGGGAACTGTTCTGCTGAAGACCTCAAGGTGGCGAGAAGTTTGGTACCAAAAGCTCTAGAACCATATGTGACAG aaaTGGCTCAGGGATCCATTGGTGGAGTATTCGTCACAACAACAGGTTCTACGTCCAATGGCACAAGGCTTTCTGCCAG TGACTTGAGCAATGGTGCAGATGGGATGCTGGCCACAAGCTCCAATGGGTCTCAGTACAGCGGCTCCAGGGTGGAGACCCCTGTTTCATACGTTGGGGAGGATGATGACGACGACGATGACTTTAATGAGAACGACGAGGAGGATTGA
- the Tfdp1 gene encoding transcription factor Dp-1 isoform X3, producing MKVCEKVQRKGTTSYNEVADELVAEFSAADNHILPNESAYDQKNIRRRVYDALNVLMAMNIISKEKKEIKWIGLPTNSAQECQNLEVERQRRLERIKQKQSQLQELILQQIAFKNLVQRNRQAEQQARRPPPPNSVIHLPFIIVNTSRKTVIDCSISNDKFEYLFNFDNTFEIHDDIEVLKRMGMACGLESGNCSAEDLKVARSLVPKALEPYVTEMAQGSIGGVFVTTTGSTSNGTRLSASDLSNGADGMLATSSNGSQYSGSRVETPVSYVGEDDDDDDDFNENDEED from the exons ATGAAGGTGTGTGAGAAGGTGCAGAGGAAAGGGACCACCTCCTACAATGAGGTGGCTGATGAGCTGGTTGCAGAGTTCAGTGCTGCTGACAACCACATCCTACCAAATGAGTCC GCTTATGACCAGAAGAACATCCGGCGGCGTGTCTACGATGCCTTAAACGTGCTGATGGCCATGAACATCATCtccaaggagaagaaggagatcaagtggatcgGCCTACCCACCAACTCAGCTCAGGAGTGCCAGAACCTAGAG GTAGAGAGGCAACGGAGGCTGGAGAGGATCAAGCAGAAGCAGTCACAGCTCCAGGAGCTCATCTTGCAG CAAATTGCCTTCAAGAACTTGGTGCAGAGGAACCGCCAAGCTGAACAGCAGGCCCGCCGGCCGCCTCCTCCCAACTCTGTCATCCACTTGCCCTTCATCATTGTGAACACCAGCAGGAAGACCGTCATTGACTGCAGCATCTCCAATGACAA ATTTGAGTATCTGTTTAACTTCGACAACACGTTTGAAATCCATGACGATATTGAGGTGCTCAAGCGCATGGGCATGGCATGCGGACTGGAATCGGGGAACTGTTCTGCTGAAGACCTCAAGGTGGCGAGAAGTTTGGTACCAAAAGCTCTAGAACCATATGTGACAG aaaTGGCTCAGGGATCCATTGGTGGAGTATTCGTCACAACAACAGGTTCTACGTCCAATGGCACAAGGCTTTCTGCCAG TGACTTGAGCAATGGTGCAGATGGGATGCTGGCCACAAGCTCCAATGGGTCTCAGTACAGCGGCTCCAGGGTGGAGACCCCTGTTTCATACGTTGGGGAGGATGATGACGACGACGATGACTTTAATGAGAACGACGAGGAGGATTGA
- the Atp4b gene encoding potassium-transporting ATPase subunit beta isoform X1: MAALQEKKSCSQRMAEFRHYCWNSDTGQMLGRTPARWVWISLYYAAFYVVMTGLFALCIYVLMQTIDPYTPDYQDQLKSPGVTLRPDVYGDRGLKISYNVSENTSWAGLTDILHSFLAGYTPASQQDSINCTSEKYFFQESFAAPNHTKFSCKFTANMLQNCSGLVDPSFGFEEGKPCFIIKMNRIVKFLPSNNTAPRVDCTFQEDHRHPRKYPEPLQVEYYPPNGTFSLHYFPYYGKKAQPHYSNPLVAAKLLNVPKNTEVLIVCKILADHVTFDNPHDPYEGKVEFKLTIQK, encoded by the exons ATGGCAGCCCTACAGGAGAAGAAGTCATGCAGCCAGCGCATGGCCGAATTCCGGCACTACTGTTGGAACTCGGACACTGGGCAGATGCTGGGTCGCACCCCAGCACGGTGGG TGTGGATCAGCCTCTACTATGCAGCCTTCTACGTGGTCATGACAGGGCTCTTCGCCTTGTGCATCTACGTGCTGATGCAGACCATCGACCCCTACACCCCAGACTACCAAGACCAGTTGAAGTCACCGG GGGTAACCTTGAGACCTGATGTGTACGGGGACAGAGGGCTGAAGATTTCCTACAATGTCTCTGAAAACACCTCCTGGGCTGGCCTCACAGACATCCTCCACAGCTTCTTAGCAG GCTACACCCCAGCATCCCAGCAGGACAGCATCAACTGTACCTCCGAAAAGTACTTCTTCCAGGAGAGTTTTGCGGCTCCAAACCACACCAAGTTCTCTTGCAAATTCACTGCAAACATGCTGCAGAACTGCTCGGGCCTGGTGGACCCCAGCTTCGGCTTTGAGGAGGGAAAGCCCTGCTTCATTATTAAAATGAACAGG ATTGTCAAGTTCCTGCCCAGCAACAACACAGCCCCGCGAGTGGACTGCACCTTCCAG GAGGATCACCGACATCCCCGGAAGTACCCTGAGCCCCTGCAGGTTGAGTACTACCCACCCAATGGTACCTTCAGCCTCCACTACTTTCCCTACTATGGCAAGAAAGCCCAG CCCCATTACAGTAACCCTCTGGTGGCAGCAAAGCTTCTCAACGTCCCCAAGAACACAGAAGTCCTCATCGTGTGCAAGATCCTGGCAGACCATGTGACCTTCGACAATCCCCACGACCCATATGAAGGGAAAGTGGAGTTCAAGCTTACAATACAAAAGTAA
- the Atp4b gene encoding potassium-transporting ATPase subunit beta isoform X2, whose translation MAALQEKKSCSQRMAEFRHYCWNSDTGQMLGRTPARWVWISLYYAAFYVVMTGLFALCIYVLMQTIDPYTPDYQDQLKSPGVTLRPDVYGDRGLKISYNVSENTSWAGLTDILHSFLAGYTPASQQDSINCTSEKYFFQESFAAPNHTKFSCKFTANMLQNCSGLVDPSFGFEEGKPCFIIKMNRIVKFLPSNNTAPRVDCTFQDHRHPRKYPEPLQVEYYPPNGTFSLHYFPYYGKKAQPHYSNPLVAAKLLNVPKNTEVLIVCKILADHVTFDNPHDPYEGKVEFKLTIQK comes from the exons ATGGCAGCCCTACAGGAGAAGAAGTCATGCAGCCAGCGCATGGCCGAATTCCGGCACTACTGTTGGAACTCGGACACTGGGCAGATGCTGGGTCGCACCCCAGCACGGTGGG TGTGGATCAGCCTCTACTATGCAGCCTTCTACGTGGTCATGACAGGGCTCTTCGCCTTGTGCATCTACGTGCTGATGCAGACCATCGACCCCTACACCCCAGACTACCAAGACCAGTTGAAGTCACCGG GGGTAACCTTGAGACCTGATGTGTACGGGGACAGAGGGCTGAAGATTTCCTACAATGTCTCTGAAAACACCTCCTGGGCTGGCCTCACAGACATCCTCCACAGCTTCTTAGCAG GCTACACCCCAGCATCCCAGCAGGACAGCATCAACTGTACCTCCGAAAAGTACTTCTTCCAGGAGAGTTTTGCGGCTCCAAACCACACCAAGTTCTCTTGCAAATTCACTGCAAACATGCTGCAGAACTGCTCGGGCCTGGTGGACCCCAGCTTCGGCTTTGAGGAGGGAAAGCCCTGCTTCATTATTAAAATGAACAGG ATTGTCAAGTTCCTGCCCAGCAACAACACAGCCCCGCGAGTGGACTGCACCTTCCAG GATCACCGACATCCCCGGAAGTACCCTGAGCCCCTGCAGGTTGAGTACTACCCACCCAATGGTACCTTCAGCCTCCACTACTTTCCCTACTATGGCAAGAAAGCCCAG CCCCATTACAGTAACCCTCTGGTGGCAGCAAAGCTTCTCAACGTCCCCAAGAACACAGAAGTCCTCATCGTGTGCAAGATCCTGGCAGACCATGTGACCTTCGACAATCCCCACGACCCATATGAAGGGAAAGTGGAGTTCAAGCTTACAATACAAAAGTAA